A segment of the Cutaneotrichosporon cavernicola HIS019 DNA, chromosome: 6 genome:
GCGCGCCGGACGCTAACGCCCCGTTCTGGGGCGTGTGCGCGCCCCGGGACGACCCTGCGGACCCAACCCCGAACCCCCTGATCGACATCTTCATCTCCCAGTCCGCCCCCaacgacgccgccgtcgtcctccacaCTTGGCTCGCTCACCATGGCCGCTCTCGTGTCAcgcgcctcgcccacgaggtcgtcctcgagaacatcaccggcggcgcgcaccCGTCCGGCCTGCCGACGTCAGTGCGAACGGCCCTTGAGGGGTCCAGcaccgccgagctcctcctcatcctgcAGCACCTCCGGCTCTCGGGCGAGGACACCCCGTTCGGCGCACCCATCCGGGCCTTTGTGAACGACCTCCTCATGGAAGGCACGACGAAAATGACGTGGATGAACATgtgcgcgcggcgtgcgcTCGACGGCTCCATGAGCATGCTCGAGATCCTCTgcctccgcctcgagcaccacgcgcgcgcgggcGCCACGCGCCTGCCTGTCATCGTCGACCTCATGAAGCTGTACCACGTCATGGACGAGATCATGATCGACTCGCTTTACAAAGGCAACCACAAGCCGCTCAGAACACTGACAAAGGCGCTCTTGCATGTTTACGGCCGCGAACCCGCCGCGCCCGGGGCGGgagagcgcgtcgacgtcgccgccgacctctTCGCCCTCATGTTCTTCACCTgcctccgccgcgcagccTTCGAGGACGTCTACCTTGAGAGTGTCGACCGCTGCCCCGTCTTCCTCCAGCAGGCGGACCAGGCCGCTGTCTTCTCCGAGCTCTGGACACTCGGCTCCCAGTGCGAGAACTACTTTGGCATCGTCCCGCGAGAAATCGGAGACATCATCtaccaccgccgccaagcgcagctcgaggcgctcggcgggcCCAAGGCAGCCGACCGCCAGAACAACGAGATCATGACCATGTACGCGTCCACCGACGACGCTACCCCGAAGACTAAGGAGGCCATCCTCCAGATGCTCGCCGAGAGCAgtgtcgacgccaagctcagCCTGTTCGAGCGCTTCACCGTCTGGCGCATGCGCTTtgccgccgcgagcgcgatgagCATCTTCTGCGCGCccgccatcgtcgacgttgtcctcctcaccttTGTCGGCCGCGGTCTCTTCATGACAGCGTACATGGACTCAGCCGTGGTTCAGGCCGCGGGTTATGCGCTCCTCACCGCGCTCCTGCTCACCGCTGGCGTCACCGGCTGGGTGGGCAGCGCCGGCTCCCACTACCTTCCTCACTACGCCTACGACAACATCATCCTGTTCCACGTGCAGCGCCTCGCGGGCGGGTTCGTGCTTGCCGTCATCATCAGCGTGTTCGGCTGCATCGGCTTCGCGGTCAGCCTCTCGGTCGCTTCCGGCTTCGTGTTCGCCGCGTACCTCATCGGCATCTCAACGTACCTCAACCTGCTCGGTATCATGAGCACGATGCATCAGCACGGCTCCCCACTGCCGTCTGGCCGCAACGTGTTCCTGCAGACGTTCCCGATCCTGTTTATTtcgcccctcctctcctcgctcgTGAGCGGGCACGACCTCGAAATCTACCTCCCCGTCATGTACGGgttcctcgtcgtcgcgctcctgcGCTACCGCCGGCTCTGTCACCAGTGGAGCGGGTGGATGAAGGATATCCCCGACTTCAAGGAGACCGACATCACCAGCTGGTACACGTCCAAGGTCGTGGCCGAGAAGTCGaccgacgacgtcgcctcacaggcgcgcagcgcgttCGTGGCAGCCATTGCTAGCTACAACCGCCGCGACAAGGACATTGTCAAggaccagctcgtcggcaaggtcgcgcGCGGAATGCCGTTCGTCGCATGGTTGTTCAAGAAAGGCGGCGCCAGCCAGCCCGAGCCGTTCACGCCGGCGTGGTTcacggcgctcggcgaggcagTGTCGCAGCAGCGCCAGCTCTCGCGCGGCCTCAAGGACCACAGCGTCATGGCCCTCTTCCGCATCGCGCGCTACGACCTCGGGCAGAACCTCGGCTTGTTCCTTGttgctctcctcgaccgctgGATCATGCTCGTCATGGGCGCTCGCACGCCCTACCCCTCCCTCTACCTCGACCTGCGCTCCCGCTACGCCTTCTGCTTCTGCATCGTCTACTTTTGTCTCAGCAGCAtggtcctcgacgccacccTCTTCAAGTACTGGTCCATCCGCGACGACCTGTCCCAGGagaagctcgtcgaccttgcgcacgcgcagcgcgtcgccgaggagacggacCGCAAGCGCAAAGACTCCATGCTCCaggccctcgccgacgttgCCGGCAAGGTGTCCATTGTGTTCGGGATCATGATAATCCTCATGTGGCTCTTCGTCGACAACTATAAGACGATCATCATGTTCTACATGTACATGTTCGGCTATACCTGCTGTCTGCTGTTCCAGTTCAACCGCTGCTTCACGACCAACGTCGCGACCCATGTCCGCATCATCCTGTACTCGGCTGCGATCGGCTTCGTCATCGGCATCATTCTACACGCGCTCCCCTGGACGTGCGGTTTCCTGTACAATGACCTCATCTGCCAGAACTTCGCCGCCGGAATggccgcgctcggcacGTCGCTCTTCACGATCAAGGACTGGTTCGGCTCGCGGTTCCAGCTTCTTTCTCCGAAAAACGAGAACCCCGACCCCGTCTACGTCCAGCCCCGCCTCATGACGCTGTCGACCACGGGCAAGCCCGTGTGCAAGTCCGAGATGCCGAAGAGGTTCACGAGCCCGACGCTCTggcacgacgacggcacCGCGACCAGCACTCAGGTCAGCAGCATCCTCGCTACAGCACTGAACGGCGCGCGGGGCCGCACAGCATGGTCGACGCGCGTGATGCAGGAGGCGCTGAACATGTGGACCGGGGGCCGGCTCACCGTTGGCGTTCTCCCGCGCGATCAGTTCGACGCTGCAGGGCTGGGCGAGTTCTTCTCAGTGTCGTACCGTCGCAACCTAGGCCTGCACGTCGCCCTGTGCTTCTCGCAGACGGACATCACGTACACGATGCTTCCAAACATCGTCGCAGAATGCGTCGTGTATCACGTCGCTCACGTCCAGTTGGGTCTCTCCCACAGCCAGGCGCTCTTCGCTGAGAGCTTCGTGAACGGCATCCTGAGCGTGCGCTTGCAGACTGACCTGGGCCAGGTTGACGCTGGCGCGCTGAGCGCTCTCCCTCGCAAGTCTCGCAAGGAGCTCATGCTCTCGCTCTGCCTCGAGCTAAACGTCGATACCGAGTGGCAGCACATGCCTGCTGACGCGCGTGCAGTGATCATCGCCCGTATCGAGGGCACGCCCGCCAAATACTCGGACGCGTTTACGTCGTGGTGCCAACGCTCAGAGGTCGACGTGCAGACTGCCGACTTTGGCATCAATCTCCACATCGCACTGTACCAGAATTCGGTCCACCTCCtgggcgacgccgacgcgcagcATTACGAGACCCCCGCGCGCCTGATGTCGGTCCCGATCGTGCAAGACGGCCGCCCCGCGTTCTGGAAGCGCCTACAAAGGTTCCCGTACGACGCCGTCAAATGGATTGCAATCATCTCGGGCGGCGGCTCCAacatcgagcgcgagatctACCACCTTCTGCGCGGTAAGCGCGTCCCCGtcttcatcgtcctcgccatctgGAAGTGCTGCTGGGTTGTCCAGAGATTCTTCGTCTACTGGATCCTCCTGTACCACCGCCcgacgctcgcgcgcatCATGCGTCTCGCGACCAAGGGCGCCCGCCGCAAGATCAACCGTAACCGAATCGTCGTAGAGCTCACGCGCCGCTACGTCACCGGCTtcgccgctgccgaggacgacggctCCATGAGCCTTCAGGGCTGGGACGGCCTGCACGAGTTCGACCCTGCGAAGGGCAAGCCGGTGTTCGTCGCAAGCTATGACCGCGACTTCCGCCTTATGTACCGCTCTGATGGCGGCTCGGCCATGAGCACGTACCATTACCCAACGCGCGGAAAGGAGCGCCGCCCATCGCGCCGCCCGAtcagcgtcgaggtcacAAATGAGAACCTGCACTCGGTCGGGTACTACGACAAGCAGGGGCGCGTGATCCGTGGCCACCTCACGCTTGGGGAGTCCTTTGACCTTTCGTTCACGTACCACTACAAGAAGGGCAACACTGGTGGCTCGCACCTGCTGCGCGCGGACTACAACCAGGGCGGCGACTCGCTAAGTGTGTTCTTGGGCAACCCGATCGACACAGAGGACTACACGTGGGTGCCGTCGAAGACCGTTGGCCTCATCATCCGCCGCATCCAAGGGCGCACATACACGACCGAGTTCGACTACTCGCACCGCCGCGATCCCGTAATGACGACGtacctcgaggagggcaacGGGCGGCGTACGGCGATGACGGTGGCGCCGACGTGCTGGCCGAACGAGAAGATCCTCCTGTCCATGCCGAGCAACCACAGTTTCGAGGCGGACGACTTGCTCATCGAGCACTCTGCGCTGCAACTGGGCCAGATGCGTGCGTACGCGCGCACAAATACGAAGGGGTTCCACCCCGCGCGCTGGCTCTCGCTCTGGCGCCGCAGGCAGTACACGCCGGTTCCCACCTGGCGCGTGCGTACTGAGCTGTGGGACCAGTGGCTGCAAAACACGGACCTCGATGCCGTCACCGCGTGCacggtcgacgagatcatcctgcgcgaggagcCGCTGCTGCGCCCCTACTGGCGTGCGCGCGACCGCGGACGCCTCcccgaggcgcgcaagctgCTGGACGAGAACATCAGTCAGATTGTCAGCGCTATCGACATCGATACAGACGTTTCCGAGAAGACGCTACTCGCCATCCGCACGTCGGACCTGTACTCGATGGGTCTCGCACAGGACGCGAACGCGGTCACCTCCCGCCCCCAGGACTGCTACCAGGACACGAACGACCGCATCTCTGTCATCTTCAACGACATTGGCTGCTGGCCTGTCGCGCCCGGCGGTGTGTCCAACTGCCGCCGCGATCTCATCAACGGCCACAACACGATCCGTAACCACGTCCTTGCCGAGTGCGCCAACGACTACGGAATCCCCCGTTTCCAGGTTGAGAAGTCGGTGCAAAGCCTCAAGCTGCTCCCCCTCTGGGGTCTCGACGGTGGCACTGCCCGCCACGGCGTCATCGACAACTACCTCGAGTCCcaggtcgacgccaaggtACAGGACACGGACCTTGACCGCGATATTGTTGGCACGTTTGTGCCGCTCGTCGATGCGTTTGTCAAGGGCTGCCGCATGAAGCGCCTCGACTACGACGATCTCCTTCACATGTCCAACGTCTTCCTCTCGTTCGGCAAGTACtacgagctcaaggactACACACTCACGTGGCGTTCGCCCGAGATCGAGCAGGCGTGGATCGCCGCGTGGATGCGCTCGTACGACGACCCCAACATCGCGGACCCGGCCGAGTGCTTTGACATCTCGCGCCCGTCCATGTTCGACTTCCGCCAGGCGTTGTACATCTACCTCGCGTacttcttcatcttctcGGTCGGCGTTCCCGAGCGCTGCCCGCGCGTGTTCCAGAGCACGCACCACGGCATCTCGTCCCTCTTCGGCATGGTGCTCAAGTACCGCCGCGGGGTCACGTTCGGGATCTGGGACCATGCGATCCTGTGGCGCGAGTCGTGCCTCAACTTTTCGGTCGCGCAGTGCCAGCTCCCCGTCGCGGTGCAGAAcatgctcctcgccggcaTCGGTGTGGCGACCCGCCTCGCGTACTTCCACGCGGACGTCGTCCTGCCGTGCGCCTCGCTGTTCAACCCGATGTGGGAGACGGAGCTCGGCTCTGATGGCTCGCGCATCTGCGCCCGCAACACGTTCCACCGCAAGATCGACCCGATCGTGAACGGCATCTCGAACATGGAGAGCTTCACGCCGGTCGACAAGGTCCGCACTGACATCCCGACGGTCGTGATGCTGTCCAACGTCCAGTTCATCAAGGGTGTCAAGGTCGCGATCCAGGCGGCCGacatcatcatcaacaaGTTTGGGTTCAAGGATTATCGCCTCGTCGTGTACGGAGCCAAGGATCGGCAGCCGTCTTACTGcctcgagatggagaaACTCATCGTCGACAACAACCTGACCAAGCACGTCGTGCTCGCGGGCTTCGGCAAGCCGAGcgaggtgctcaaggacgcgtGGCTGTTCATGAactcgtcgatctcggaGGGCCTTCCGCTCGCGATTGgtgaggcggcgctggctggCGTGCCCATTGTCGCGaccgaggtcggcgcgaCTGCACTCGTGCTGACCGACCCCCTGAACCCGGAACAGCGGTACGGTGAGGTCGTGCCGCCTAACGACGCGTTGGGGCTTGCGCGTGCACAGATTGCGATCCTGTCCATGTCGGGCCCCTGGGCCAAGTTCACCGACGGCGCTGAGGgctcgccgctgccggATGTGATCACGCccggcgaggacgttgacAAGCTCACCAAGCGCTTCTACGAGTTTGCCGACGACCGTCGCAAGCTCGGCCTACTCtcgcgcgaggtcgtcctccactCGTTCCACGGAAGCCGCTACCTCCGCGAACACGAGCAGATGTACTGGATCCAGTGGCATCTCGCGCGCATGCGCGCGAACAAGCTGCTCAAGTCAAAGCCGTTCAAGTTTGGCGCGCCAGAGCACCTGCGCTACATCGAATAGACACTGTTGTACATTTTTTCACGTATAGATAGGGACAATTTACATTGCTATCGTTATCCAACAGCAAGTTGGGCAAGCTGGACAAGCTGAACAAGCAGTGGGGGTATCCACGGTGGCGTCTGCGGTTAGTTGGGAGGCGATGCGGGTGCCACTAACCTGGCCGCGTTCTGCTGCCCTGAAGGTGGCGCCGGTGCCTGCAGGGTCGCGCTCCATGTTCCAGGCGGTTCCAGGCCCGCTCGTCCGGTCAGATTAAGGGTGGCAGCCACCGCGATCTTGCTCGCGTTGCCAG
Coding sequences within it:
- a CDS encoding uncharacterized protein (glycosyl transferase) — encoded protein: MATFFQPGFEDAGGVTNCTVNGFQIFCNAVLPSDRLLVGWYQGFTIVLAATTFCIPILLHALYKLLRSRRPKGYEPIRAKPKESEKERDRRAARMTMASRRQTPTHSRQTSYWTRLSQSRVSVNQAPSSPEHTATSLGQTSLGQTSLGQTTFARSQSSMGTYGTASLRRFTQHAYSSSSAGWSTFSTWRKPKDDDSMVLSNRDSFANLSLRGSLRHTKSFTVLSDFDFHLDPAETNKADFVVFPLHMPQRNSRKLLPGSPSSPSFGSPPLAPSDFSPWGGSPRIGPGTGSDWRQTFHSRPGSEWSTSMGPQKMKLGAVDLDDLSEDALSVSNLGDTVTDLLDRFMELELNGFALRCAPNSTGEEIDSLVDALHYRGFSSIVCIDEEHPALTDLDLALPAGLIVENACILPSGEPRDFFQSRPLRDLMANCARERQNRPEFFVGFLDQWENRPHPAVIRRAIKIAEHYGAVFEHRPRLLGSAATSTRTIGGFEYLRRPEIIDLQRSWGSDSRPVDLSPGGDPTRLPIAVVEEAIPGVADCLAYKDLPEELARLQYEVHQLVPAPNYMAAYRDTNFWAQGTDGAILSERGCFPLGSEPHAGHYDAIVAEQSQLRVLEMLHPVRSADEQAILSSLRSLAGDPNADILLHDLIQGLSTLSIRIHKGLHSGFRAPDANAPFWGVCAPRDDPADPTPNPLIDIFISQSAPNDAAVVLHTWLAHHGRSRVTRLAHEVVLENITGGAHPSGLPTSVRTALEGSSTAELLLILQHLRLSGEDTPFGAPIRAFVNDLLMEGTTKMTWMNMCARRALDGSMSMLEILCLRLEHHARAGATRLPVIVDLMKLYHVMDEIMIDSLYKGNHKPLRTLTKALLHVYGREPAAPGAGERVDVAADLFALMFFTCLRRAAFEDVYLESVDRCPVFLQQADQAAVFSELWTLGSQCENYFGIVPREIGDIIYHRRQAQLEALGGPKAADRQNNEIMTMYASTDDATPKTKEAILQMLAESSVDAKLSLFERFTVWRMRFAAASAMSIFCAPAIVDVVLLTFVGRGLFMTAYMDSAVVQAAGYALLTALLLTAGVTGWVGSAGSHYLPHYAYDNIILFHVQRLAGGFVLAVIISVFGCIGFAVSLSVASGFVFAAYLIGISTYLNLLGIMSTMHQHGSPLPSGRNVFLQTFPILFISPLLSSLVSGHDLEIYLPVMYGFLVVALLRYRRLCHQWSGWMKDIPDFKETDITSWYTSKVVAEKSTDDVASQARSAFVAAIASYNRRDKDIVKDQLVGKVARGMPFVAWLFKKGGASQPEPFTPAWFTALGEAVSQQRQLSRGLKDHSVMALFRIARYDLGQNLGLFLVALLDRWIMLVMGARTPYPSLYLDLRSRYAFCFCIVYFCLSSMVLDATLFKYWSIRDDLSQEKLVDLAHAQRVAEETDRKRKDSMLQALADVAGKVSIVFGIMIILMWLFVDNYKTIIMFYMYMFGYTCCLLFQFNRCFTTNVATHVRIILYSAAIGFVIGIILHALPWTCGFLYNDLICQNFAAGMAALGTSLFTIKDWFGSRFQLLSPKNENPDPVYVQPRLMTLSTTGKPVCKSEMPKRFTSPTLWHDDGTATSTQVSSILATALNGARGRTAWSTRVMQEALNMWTGGRLTVGVLPRDQFDAAGLGEFFSVSYRRNLGLHVALCFSQTDITYTMLPNIVAECVVYHVAHVQLGLSHSQALFAESFVNGILSVRLQTDLGQVDAGALSALPRKSRKELMLSLCLELNVDTEWQHMPADARAVIIARIEGTPAKYSDAFTSWCQRSEVDVQTADFGINLHIALYQNSVHLLGDADAQHYETPARLMSVPIVQDGRPAFWKRLQRFPYDAVKWIAIISGGGSNIEREIYHLLRGKRVPVFIVLAIWKCCWVVQRFFVYWILLYHRPTLARIMRLATKGARRKINRNRIVVELTRRYVTGFAAAEDDGSMSLQGWDGLHEFDPAKGKPVFVASYDRDFRLMYRSDGGSAMSTYHYPTRGKERRPSRRPISVEVTNENLHSVGYYDKQGRVIRGHLTLGESFDLSFTYHYKKGNTGGSHLLRADYNQGGDSLSVFLGNPIDTEDYTWVPSKTVGLIIRRIQGRTYTTEFDYSHRRDPVMTTYLEEGNGRRTAMTVAPTCWPNEKILLSMPSNHSFEADDLLIEHSALQLGQMRAYARTNTKGFHPARWLSLWRRRQYTPVPTWRVRTELWDQWLQNTDLDAVTACTVDEIILREEPLLRPYWRARDRGRLPEARKLLDENISQIVSAIDIDTDVSEKTLLAIRTSDLYSMGLAQDANAVTSRPQDCYQDTNDRISVIFNDIGCWPVAPGGVSNCRRDLINGHNTIRNHVLAECANDYGIPRFQVEKSVQSLKLLPLWGLDGGTARHGVIDNYLESQVDAKVQDTDLDRDIVGTFVPLVDAFVKGCRMKRLDYDDLLHMSNVFLSFGKYYELKDYTLTWRSPEIEQAWIAAWMRSYDDPNIADPAECFDISRPSMFDFRQALYIYLAYFFIFSVGVPERCPRVFQSTHHGISSLFGMVLKYRRGVTFGIWDHAILWRESCLNFSVAQCQLPVAVQNMLLAGIGVATRLAYFHADVVLPCASLFNPMWETELGSDGSRICARNTFHRKIDPIVNGISNMESFTPVDKVRTDIPTVVMLSNVQFIKGVKVAIQAADIIINKFGFKDYRLVVYGAKDRQPSYCLEMEKLIVDNNLTKHVVLAGFGKPSEVLKDAWLFMNSSISEGLPLAIGEAALAGVPIVATEVGATALVLTDPLNPEQRYGEVVPPNDALGLARAQIAILSMSGPWAKFTDGAEGSPLPDVITPGEDVDKLTKRFYEFADDRRKLGLLSREVVLHSFHGSRYLREHEQMYWIQWHLARMRANKLLKSKPFKFGAPEHLRYIE